In Streptomyces sp. NBC_01551, one DNA window encodes the following:
- a CDS encoding carbohydrate ABC transporter permease, which translates to MEAETGLVHRTWWTPYLFLAPGLVMVALFSIWPFVNTVVLSLTDAQILRGGGFVGLDNYTRAFDDPDFWVATGNSVLYLVVVVPCLVLLPLALAVLVQAKIPGIGFFRSAFYTPVIASAVVVGLIWQWVLRSDGLVNTVFQKLRIVSEPVPFLTDSTMLLVSAMIVTVWKGLGYYMVFYLAALGNVSVSLHEAAAIDGAGPVRRFFSITIPQVKPMMLLVGTLSAISALRVFTEIYILGGESGGPGGGARTLPFLIRQVGLGFSGETGYASAISILLFLLTLVFSLLGRRLSKGDES; encoded by the coding sequence ATGGAGGCCGAGACGGGGCTGGTCCACCGCACGTGGTGGACCCCCTACCTCTTCCTCGCCCCCGGCCTGGTCATGGTGGCGCTGTTCAGTATCTGGCCGTTCGTCAACACCGTCGTCCTCTCCCTCACGGACGCCCAGATCCTGCGCGGCGGCGGCTTCGTCGGCCTCGACAACTACACCCGCGCCTTCGACGACCCCGACTTCTGGGTCGCCACGGGCAACAGCGTGCTCTACCTGGTGGTCGTCGTGCCCTGCCTGGTCCTGCTGCCACTGGCCCTCGCCGTCCTCGTCCAGGCCAAGATCCCCGGCATCGGATTCTTCCGTTCCGCCTTCTACACCCCGGTGATCGCCTCGGCCGTCGTCGTCGGCCTGATCTGGCAGTGGGTTCTGCGCAGCGACGGGCTCGTCAACACCGTCTTCCAGAAGCTGCGGATCGTCTCCGAGCCCGTCCCGTTCCTGACCGACAGCACCATGCTGCTGGTGTCCGCGATGATCGTGACCGTGTGGAAGGGCCTCGGCTACTACATGGTCTTCTACCTGGCCGCCCTCGGGAACGTCTCCGTCTCCCTCCACGAGGCGGCCGCCATCGACGGGGCCGGCCCCGTCCGCCGGTTCTTCAGCATCACGATCCCGCAGGTGAAGCCGATGATGCTGCTGGTCGGCACGCTCTCCGCGATCTCCGCGCTGCGCGTCTTCACCGAGATCTACATCCTCGGCGGCGAGAGCGGCGGCCCCGGCGGCGGCGCCCGCACCCTGCCGTTCCTGATCCGGCAGGTCGGCCTCGGCTTCTCCGGCGAGACGGGCTACGCCTCCGCCATCTCGATCCTGCTGTTCCTGCTGACCCTGGTCTTCAGCCTGTTGGGCCGCCGCCTGTCGAAGGGGGACGAGAGTTGA
- a CDS encoding sugar ABC transporter substrate-binding protein codes for MTRSYVIRMALSALAAGALLSASACGISGGGGEVKEAGKTGKVSGEITFRTLQLKPVFTLYVQGVIDAFEQKYPDVKVRWEDVPGDGYNEKLVADAQAGALPDVVNLSTDSFQLLGDRGMLADVAKLDGQVAKDYVPGAWEQFKLPGKGDGVYAYPWYVTPEILTYNKVLFEKAGLDPAKPPTSVEEFFDYAERIAAKSEGRYAAFMADPKGRLPGDWQKMGIPILSEQRDAFTFDTDKAVEWVERMKDLYAKGAMPKESLLKADDINQLYGGGKLVFGPGSPGFVKDIKQNAPEVYATTQVAGAVTGKLGHIGIYAQSLGIKKDTKHLDAATEFAKWVTNGPNQVEFSKKATIYPSNANGLADPYFSDRGDGTDAETVARAIGAGQLKTAALDANTPVQWTNQVGDAVVREMQKAIKGEQDPRTAVKKAQEEANKLLAKTARK; via the coding sequence ATGACCCGTTCGTACGTGATCCGTATGGCCCTCTCCGCGCTCGCGGCCGGCGCCCTCCTCTCGGCCTCCGCCTGCGGCATCAGCGGTGGGGGCGGGGAGGTGAAGGAGGCCGGGAAGACCGGCAAGGTGTCCGGCGAGATCACGTTCCGCACCCTCCAGCTCAAGCCCGTCTTCACCTTGTACGTCCAGGGCGTCATCGACGCGTTCGAGCAGAAGTACCCGGACGTCAAGGTCAGATGGGAGGACGTGCCGGGCGACGGCTACAACGAGAAGCTCGTCGCCGACGCCCAGGCCGGCGCCCTCCCCGACGTCGTCAACCTCTCCACCGACTCCTTCCAGCTCCTCGGCGACCGCGGCATGCTCGCCGACGTGGCCAAGCTCGACGGGCAGGTCGCCAAGGACTACGTGCCGGGCGCCTGGGAGCAGTTCAAGCTGCCCGGCAAGGGCGACGGCGTGTACGCCTACCCCTGGTACGTGACGCCCGAGATCCTCACGTACAACAAGGTGCTCTTCGAGAAGGCCGGGCTCGACCCGGCCAAACCGCCCACCAGCGTCGAGGAGTTCTTCGACTACGCCGAGCGGATAGCCGCCAAGTCCGAAGGCCGGTACGCCGCGTTCATGGCCGACCCCAAGGGCCGGCTGCCCGGGGACTGGCAGAAGATGGGCATCCCGATCCTGAGCGAACAGCGCGACGCGTTCACCTTCGACACCGACAAGGCGGTGGAGTGGGTCGAGCGGATGAAGGACCTGTACGCCAAGGGCGCCATGCCCAAGGAGTCCCTGCTCAAGGCCGACGACATCAACCAGCTCTACGGCGGCGGCAAGCTCGTCTTCGGCCCCGGCTCCCCGGGGTTCGTCAAGGACATCAAGCAGAACGCTCCCGAGGTCTACGCCACCACCCAGGTCGCGGGCGCCGTCACCGGGAAGCTCGGCCACATCGGCATCTACGCCCAGTCGCTCGGCATCAAGAAGGACACCAAACACCTCGACGCGGCGACCGAGTTCGCCAAGTGGGTGACCAACGGCCCGAACCAGGTGGAGTTCTCCAAGAAGGCCACCATCTACCCCTCCAACGCCAACGGCCTGGCCGACCCGTACTTCTCGGACCGGGGCGACGGCACGGACGCCGAGACCGTGGCGCGCGCGATCGGCGCCGGGCAGCTGAAGACCGCCGCGCTCGACGCCAACACGCCCGTCCAGTGGACGAACCAGGTCGGCGACGCGGTCGTACGGGAGATGCAGAAGGCCATCAAGGGGGAGCAGGACCCGAGGACGGCCGTGAAGAAGGCGCAGGAGGAGGCCAACAAGCTGCTCGCCAAGACGGCGCGGAAGTGA
- a CDS encoding universal stress protein produces MSEPIEPLIVVGVDGSNHSKEALRWAVAQAKAIGGRVHAVMSWDWNTNPFAVGTAAPQELVNAEAAARQKLADTVATAVGTSPGVPVFRRVEQGSAAQVLVDASKEADLTVIGTRGYGGFKGALLGSVSQQVVQYATSTVVVVREGADEDD; encoded by the coding sequence ATGAGTGAACCCATCGAGCCGCTGATCGTCGTCGGCGTGGACGGTTCGAACCATTCGAAGGAAGCCCTGCGCTGGGCCGTTGCCCAGGCCAAGGCGATCGGGGGGCGGGTGCACGCCGTCATGAGCTGGGACTGGAACACCAACCCGTTCGCCGTGGGCACGGCGGCGCCGCAGGAACTCGTCAACGCCGAGGCGGCGGCCCGTCAGAAACTGGCGGACACCGTCGCCACGGCGGTCGGCACCTCGCCCGGCGTGCCGGTGTTCCGGCGGGTGGAACAGGGCTCGGCCGCGCAGGTACTGGTGGACGCGTCCAAGGAGGCGGACCTGACGGTCATCGGCACCCGCGGCTACGGGGGCTTCAAGGGGGCCCTGCTGGGTTCGGTGAGCCAGCAGGTGGTGCAGTACGCGACGAGCACGGTCGTCGTGGTCCGCGAGGGCGCGGACGAGGACGACTGA
- a CDS encoding serine/threonine dehydratase gives MEEQLDYAAVRAAADRIAGAIRPAAVVPAAEGVWYALEYLQHTGSFKARGARNFLAAHHRAGTLPDAGVTIASGGNAGLACAWAARAQAVPATVFLPVNAPRVKVERLRGYGADVRLVGDRYAEALAACEEFAAESGALGSHAYDHPLIAAGAGTLLDEIRAGLPGLDTVVVAVGGGGLFAGIAAAAREHGVRVVAAEPENSRALNAALEAGRVVDVPVDSVAGDSLGATRVSADALAAARHEGVRSVLVPDQAITAARRTLWEEHRIVVEAGAATALAALHTAPEPLGDRVAVVLCGANTDPTDLTPPTP, from the coding sequence ATGGAAGAACAGCTCGACTACGCCGCCGTACGCGCCGCCGCCGACCGGATCGCGGGGGCGATACGCCCGGCCGCCGTGGTGCCCGCCGCCGAAGGGGTCTGGTACGCGCTGGAGTACCTCCAGCACACCGGCTCCTTCAAGGCCCGCGGCGCCCGCAACTTCCTCGCCGCCCACCACCGTGCCGGCACCCTCCCGGACGCGGGCGTCACCATCGCCTCCGGCGGCAACGCGGGCCTCGCCTGCGCGTGGGCGGCGCGGGCGCAGGCGGTTCCGGCGACGGTGTTCCTGCCGGTCAACGCCCCGCGCGTGAAGGTGGAGCGGCTGCGGGGCTACGGGGCCGACGTACGGCTCGTCGGCGACCGGTACGCCGAGGCGCTGGCCGCGTGCGAGGAGTTCGCCGCCGAGAGCGGGGCGCTCGGCAGCCACGCCTACGACCACCCGCTGATCGCCGCCGGGGCCGGGACCCTGCTGGACGAGATCCGGGCCGGGCTGCCCGGCCTGGACACGGTGGTCGTCGCGGTGGGCGGTGGCGGGCTGTTCGCCGGGATCGCCGCGGCCGCGCGCGAGCACGGCGTACGGGTGGTCGCGGCCGAGCCGGAGAACAGCCGGGCCCTGAACGCCGCGCTGGAGGCGGGCCGGGTCGTGGACGTGCCCGTGGACTCGGTGGCCGGCGACTCGCTGGGCGCCACCCGGGTATCGGCCGACGCGCTGGCCGCCGCGCGGCACGAGGGAGTCCGCTCGGTGCTGGTCCCGGACCAGGCGATCACCGCGGCCCGCCGGACCCTGTGGGAGGAGCACCGCATCGTCGTCGAAGCGGGCGCGGCCACCGCCCTGGCGGCCCTCCACACCGCCCCGGAACCCCTGGGCGACCGCGTCGCGGTAGTCCTCTGCGGCGCCAACACCGACCCCACAGACCTGACGCCTCCCACGCCCTGA
- a CDS encoding TetR/AcrR family transcriptional regulator, protein MPRRSAALDRATPEAIAVAALRILDEQGPNALSFRALAERLDVSHATVQRRCADLAGLLDLCTEHLAAQLPDIPAGTGWAEATELRFSALYRLLTAHPGLLVLRGGRPWLGRQLLARLVEPALADSVAAGMTPAEAMTAYRRMYLLTLGSAAFVDHRDPAGATAASRAALAALDPERFPVLSGGLADVLPPLTDHEVYYGALRQLIEANRPGV, encoded by the coding sequence ATGCCGAGAAGATCAGCCGCCCTGGACCGCGCGACGCCCGAGGCGATCGCCGTCGCCGCCCTGCGGATCCTCGACGAGCAGGGCCCGAACGCGCTGAGCTTCCGCGCACTAGCCGAACGGCTCGACGTCTCCCACGCCACCGTCCAGCGCCGCTGCGCCGATCTGGCCGGACTGCTGGACCTGTGCACCGAGCACCTCGCCGCGCAGCTGCCCGACATCCCCGCCGGAACCGGCTGGGCCGAGGCCACCGAGCTCCGGTTCAGCGCGCTGTACCGGCTGCTCACCGCCCACCCCGGGCTGCTGGTGCTGCGCGGCGGCCGGCCCTGGCTCGGGCGGCAGCTGCTGGCCCGGCTCGTCGAGCCCGCGCTCGCCGACAGCGTGGCCGCCGGGATGACCCCGGCCGAGGCGATGACCGCGTACCGACGGATGTACCTGCTCACCCTGGGCAGCGCGGCCTTCGTCGACCACCGAGACCCGGCCGGGGCGACCGCCGCCTCGCGGGCGGCGCTCGCCGCGCTGGACCCGGAGCGGTTCCCGGTGCTCTCGGGCGGGCTGGCCGACGTACTGCCGCCGCTGACCGACCACGAGGTGTACTACGGCGCCCTGCGCCAGCTCATCGAGGCCAACCGGCCCGGTGTCTGA